The proteins below come from a single Chryseobacterium sp. MA9 genomic window:
- the rplS gene encoding 50S ribosomal protein L19 encodes MDLLKYVQDKYIAKKEFPEFKAGDTITVYYEIKEGQKTRTQFFKGTVIQLRGTGSTKTFTIRKMSGDVGVERVFPINLPALQKIELDRKGRVRRARIYYFRDLRGKKARIKDAAYKKK; translated from the coding sequence ATGGATTTATTAAAGTACGTACAAGACAAGTACATTGCTAAAAAAGAATTCCCTGAATTCAAAGCAGGTGATACAATTACTGTGTATTACGAAATTAAAGAAGGACAAAAGACAAGAACTCAGTTCTTCAAAGGAACAGTTATCCAATTAAGAGGTACTGGTTCTACAAAAACTTTCACTATCAGAAAAATGAGTGGTGATGTAGGTGTAGAAAGAGTATTCCCTATTAACCTACCTGCACTTCAAAAAATCGAGCTTGACAGAAAAGGTAGAGTTAGAAGAGCTAGAATTTACTACTTCAGAGACCTTAGAGGTAAAAAAGCAAGAATCAAAGACGCTGCTTACAAGAAGAAATAA
- a CDS encoding SRPBCC domain-containing protein, translated as MNNYTTTIELKASAENIYEALSHQIPLWWSELFTGVSAQEGDVFTVRFGDHIHKTISIKEAISNSRLIWSVDDSLIAIPELKNQTEWIGTRIVWEMKQKENSSLLQLTHVGLNPTVECYTICSGGWNQFIGSLKLFLETGTGNPYKK; from the coding sequence ATGAACAATTATACTACTACAATTGAACTCAAAGCTTCGGCAGAGAATATCTATGAGGCTCTTTCTCATCAGATTCCTCTTTGGTGGTCTGAACTGTTTACTGGAGTATCAGCACAGGAAGGGGATGTATTTACGGTAAGATTTGGAGACCATATTCATAAGACAATAAGTATAAAAGAAGCAATATCCAACTCAAGATTGATTTGGTCTGTTGATGATTCACTGATTGCTATTCCTGAATTAAAAAATCAGACAGAGTGGATTGGGACACGTATCGTATGGGAAATGAAACAAAAGGAGAACAGCAGTTTGTTGCAGCTTACCCATGTAGGTTTAAATCCGACTGTGGAGTGTTATACTATTTGTTCCGGTGGCTGGAATCAATTTATCGGGAGTCTGAAACTCTTTCTGGAAACCGGAACCGGAAATCCTTACAAAAAATGA
- a CDS encoding ABC transporter ATP-binding protein: MKILFKYLKPYQWLIIISLFLATINQVFSLFAPAITGNILDQLVTHPNFFDKEKLLPRNLNEYLYGSSLYHGAFYFLGLLIGTAMVSRIAKAFQDYVVSVITQKFGAKIFTDGLKHSMALPFQEFEDQRSGETLSILTKVREDTVKFITNFINIFFGILVSIIFVSVYAIRLHWSIMPVYICGIFFIAIVTNLLSKRIKVIQKNIVSETTALAGSTTESLRNIEIVKSLGLTNQEVIRLNNNTYKILGLELRKVKSIRSLSFIQGTMVNFLQQLITLTLLYLIFKNIVTPGQYLSLMFYGFFIFGPMQEIGNIIISYREAEASLQNFDRLMKKEVEEKPLHPKQIGAIEELEFKHVSFKHQSAQYKALNNISFDLKNGETIAFVGPSGSGKSTLVKLLVGLYRPQEGNIFYNGINGKEFDFDELRNQIGFVTQDTQLFAGTIKENLLFVNPAATEQELAAALQKSSCTALLERAEKGIETVIGEGGLKLSGGEKQRIAIARALLRKPHLLIFDEATSALDSITEEEITTTIKDISKEREQITVLIAHRLSTIMHADKIYVLERGQVVETGSHSNLIAEKGLYYAMWRQQIGERKTLTPQA; encoded by the coding sequence ATGAAAATACTTTTCAAATATCTTAAACCTTATCAATGGCTGATTATCATTTCTTTATTTTTGGCCACTATCAATCAGGTTTTCTCTTTATTCGCCCCGGCTATTACAGGAAATATTCTGGACCAGCTGGTCACTCACCCCAATTTTTTTGATAAAGAAAAACTATTGCCCAGAAACCTGAATGAATATTTATATGGAAGTTCCTTATATCATGGTGCTTTTTATTTCCTTGGGCTGCTTATCGGAACGGCTATGGTGAGTAGAATAGCCAAGGCTTTTCAGGATTATGTGGTAAGTGTTATTACCCAAAAATTCGGAGCAAAAATATTTACAGACGGTTTAAAGCACTCCATGGCACTGCCTTTCCAGGAATTTGAAGATCAGAGAAGTGGTGAAACTTTATCTATTTTAACAAAAGTAAGAGAAGATACCGTAAAATTTATCACTAATTTCATTAATATTTTCTTCGGAATTCTGGTGAGCATTATTTTCGTTTCGGTGTATGCGATCCGTTTGCATTGGTCTATTATGCCGGTTTATATCTGTGGAATATTCTTTATTGCTATTGTTACCAATTTATTGAGTAAGAGAATAAAAGTCATTCAGAAAAATATTGTTTCAGAAACCACAGCTTTAGCCGGAAGTACTACAGAAAGTTTAAGAAACATTGAAATTGTGAAAAGTTTAGGATTGACAAACCAGGAAGTAATCCGTTTAAATAACAATACTTATAAGATCCTTGGTCTTGAGCTAAGAAAGGTGAAAAGCATCCGTTCTTTAAGTTTTATCCAGGGAACGATGGTGAATTTTCTCCAGCAGTTGATTACCCTGACTTTATTGTATTTAATTTTTAAAAATATTGTGACTCCAGGGCAGTATCTATCCTTAATGTTTTATGGTTTCTTTATTTTTGGGCCGATGCAGGAAATCGGGAATATCATTATTTCTTACCGTGAGGCGGAAGCTTCTCTTCAGAATTTTGACCGTTTAATGAAAAAAGAAGTAGAAGAAAAACCTCTTCATCCGAAACAAATTGGTGCTATTGAAGAACTGGAGTTCAAACACGTTTCTTTCAAACATCAGTCTGCCCAGTATAAAGCCTTAAATAATATCTCTTTTGATCTCAAAAACGGAGAAACTATTGCTTTTGTAGGGCCTAGTGGTTCCGGAAAAAGTACACTGGTAAAACTGCTGGTTGGGTTGTACAGACCTCAGGAAGGGAATATTTTTTACAATGGAATTAATGGGAAGGAATTTGATTTTGATGAACTGAGAAATCAAATTGGTTTTGTAACTCAGGATACTCAATTATTTGCAGGAACTATTAAAGAAAATCTTCTTTTCGTAAATCCTGCTGCTACTGAACAGGAGCTGGCTGCTGCTTTACAGAAATCGAGCTGCACGGCATTGCTGGAAAGGGCAGAAAAAGGAATTGAAACAGTTATTGGTGAAGGCGGTCTGAAACTGAGCGGCGGTGAAAAACAAAGAATTGCCATTGCAAGAGCTCTTTTAAGAAAACCTCATCTGTTGATTTTTGATGAAGCTACTTCTGCACTGGACAGTATTACTGAAGAAGAAATTACTACGACCATCAAGGACATATCAAAAGAAAGAGAACAGATCACAGTACTCATAGCCCACCGCTTAAGTACGATTATGCATGCCGATAAAATCTATGTTCTTGAACGCGGGCAGGTAGTAGAAACAGGTTCCCACAGCAATCTGATTGCTGAAAAAGGACTTTACTACGCCATGTGGAGACAACAGATCGGAGAAAGAAAAACTCTTACTCCTCAAGCATAA
- a CDS encoding membrane-binding protein, translated as MKKLFTSALLALVLSINVYAQEKTYFDENWEKTTQDKMEYYRETTPKGKLTLIKDFYKDGKLQMEGLASDTTPNNEVFDGKVTWYTPEGKVLNFATYSNGQQVGPAQTYDTEGRLTEDMVYKADGNFSGKMFSYKDAEDGIDFNILVDYENSTPVKTTVYDNDIKGIRNETIIDKDGNTETKYYGEKGKYLGSGTSGSAENMMVDYYSSPMRISKIEKYRKDGSVKESVTYSKSGKILQEQKMNKKDGYKTTYDESGKKIGHLIYQYDKENDIYNPMDGEDYQLAYEYTQISSIDTYEKGSIVTSKYFDENGKLSSEKFLKDEIIQEIKYYSPDGKLKSTLTYKDDMPYNGTTYEGFNETVYKEGIIVNIKNFFEGANTKLSFEKKLNAKQTFYDATVYDPKGTILYTFTQPISEDGEDYSFTAQITQYIKGKPANKSSVKAGVIQNGKIRIKTWDGAKELERSGKWILLKLYNMDGKLIQETKTLADAQEENASAENQTLISEDDLHHLFD; from the coding sequence ATGAAAAAATTATTTACCTCAGCATTACTTGCCCTGGTACTCAGTATCAATGTGTATGCACAAGAAAAAACTTATTTCGATGAAAACTGGGAAAAAACCACTCAGGATAAAATGGAATATTACCGTGAAACGACTCCTAAAGGAAAACTAACTCTTATCAAAGACTTCTATAAGGACGGAAAACTACAGATGGAAGGTCTGGCTTCTGACACTACTCCAAACAACGAAGTTTTTGACGGAAAAGTCACCTGGTATACACCTGAAGGAAAGGTTCTGAATTTTGCCACCTATTCTAACGGCCAACAGGTTGGTCCAGCTCAGACTTATGATACGGAAGGCAGGTTGACAGAAGATATGGTATATAAAGCTGACGGAAATTTTTCAGGAAAGATGTTCAGCTATAAAGATGCTGAGGACGGAATTGATTTTAATATTCTGGTCGATTATGAAAACTCCACGCCTGTAAAAACAACCGTTTATGATAATGACATTAAAGGCATCAGAAACGAAACCATCATTGATAAGGACGGTAATACTGAAACAAAATATTATGGTGAAAAGGGTAAGTATCTGGGAAGCGGCACTTCCGGTTCTGCAGAAAACATGATGGTAGATTATTATTCCAGCCCAATGAGGATCTCAAAGATAGAAAAATACAGAAAAGACGGCAGTGTAAAGGAAAGTGTAACTTACAGCAAAAGCGGAAAGATCTTACAGGAGCAGAAAATGAATAAAAAAGATGGCTATAAAACCACTTATGATGAGTCGGGTAAAAAAATAGGACATCTGATATATCAGTATGATAAGGAAAATGATATTTATAATCCAATGGATGGAGAGGATTATCAGCTGGCTTATGAATATACACAGATTTCATCCATCGATACCTATGAAAAAGGATCAATTGTAACAAGTAAATACTTTGATGAAAACGGAAAATTATCATCTGAGAAGTTTTTAAAAGATGAGATCATACAGGAAATTAAATATTATTCTCCAGATGGAAAGCTGAAATCTACATTGACCTACAAAGATGATATGCCTTATAATGGTACTACTTATGAAGGCTTTAATGAAACAGTCTATAAGGAAGGTATTATTGTAAATATCAAAAACTTTTTTGAAGGTGCTAATACGAAACTGAGTTTTGAAAAAAAGCTGAACGCTAAACAAACATTCTATGATGCAACTGTTTATGACCCCAAAGGCACTATTTTATATACATTCACACAACCTATCAGTGAAGACGGGGAAGATTATTCCTTCACAGCACAAATCACACAGTATATAAAAGGAAAGCCTGCCAATAAGTCTTCTGTAAAAGCAGGTGTTATTCAAAACGGAAAAATCAGAATAAAAACATGGGATGGAGCTAAAGAACTTGAACGCAGCGGGAAATGGATCTTGTTAAAACTTTATAATATGGATGGAAAGCTCATTCAGGAAACTAAAACGCTGGCCGATGCTCAGGAGGAAAATGCTTCTGCTGAAAACCAGACGCTGATCAGCGAGGATGATCTGCACCATCTATTTGACTAA
- a CDS encoding fibronectin type III domain-containing protein, whose translation MKHYFFFFCFAVQMAFGQVLFPYLQNPTPNSMIVNWKTASNNETTVIYGDSPTNLNVTVTGTTNIFSDTGYNNNYYYHTAKIANLQPNTKYYYKIKTGTSESAVYNFRTLPLPGQAVTANGKIRFLIMGDNQIKAEPRYDTLTLNAYKKLKEKFGATSDPSDNIALTFMVGDQVDVGTLDHYENVHFKKNIKLSPYLPIQTTVGNHETYGTLGMNSYYAHFYIDEIKYKNISSGNENYYAQQAGNVLFVSLSSEHTGSAQQTWLQQILTAANNDPTVDWIISLSHRPYQAEQYVGDISTWVRENAVPLLVTSDKYLMHVGAHHHLYHRGQLKNTPNYQIISGGTAWDQYWGMSNEKDFDDVQKTLTDWTYQIVEVDIPTGKVDIECYSIGGVYNKKNNVLVDSFHRYKNQPKPAKPSITNNFSGAITLPLTLNGSAFASSNNELLNTTQFLISKTSNFSVIEKEFYRDFENWFGKDGNGTPDKTKNLNDGVDITKATLAANSIPNGIYYVKTRYRDRNLEWSDWSDVKQFEITGSVVSNPTFTLNKTEYAQNEAITATFTGGPGNQQDWVGIYKKGQTPASTTSQVYSYTNGQVAGTVTFNNGMANKGQYFAGFFANGGYTEITPRKNFYVGPKVQLQTTSDTYPVGGTVVLNFTDGPNLQKDWIGIYKMGQTPGTTASIKWSYVTAASGTLNFTGLPKGYYYAQYLLEDGYNGIGEKVFFKVGDIVTDLWINKPVYTLGENITASWTDSPGIIKDWLGIYPQSVQTPDDNFVSYTYFDGVTQGTKTIQGTAVPATPGNYYMVMFTNDSYTEVSNRVQFQVTSPTLGTEETRSTEKNVVLYPNPTKPGQPTFIKSDYPIEKIELVSASGELLYVSKNINNQRFSLVNENLPAGVYFVKVHGRKLFTLKLIIQ comes from the coding sequence ATGAAACATTATTTCTTCTTTTTTTGTTTCGCGGTCCAGATGGCTTTCGGGCAGGTTTTGTTTCCCTATTTACAAAATCCAACCCCGAATTCTATGATCGTCAATTGGAAAACAGCTTCCAATAATGAAACAACCGTGATCTACGGAGATTCTCCAACGAATTTGAACGTGACGGTAACAGGAACTACCAATATCTTTTCAGATACGGGGTACAACAACAACTATTATTATCACACAGCAAAGATCGCCAATCTTCAGCCGAATACGAAATACTATTACAAGATAAAAACCGGAACCAGTGAGTCTGCCGTTTACAATTTCAGAACACTTCCTTTACCGGGACAGGCTGTAACTGCCAATGGAAAGATCCGTTTCCTTATTATGGGTGACAACCAGATCAAAGCAGAGCCTAGATATGATACTCTTACGCTGAATGCTTATAAAAAATTAAAGGAAAAATTCGGAGCCACTTCAGATCCGTCAGATAATATTGCTCTTACTTTTATGGTGGGAGATCAGGTGGATGTAGGAACATTGGATCATTACGAGAATGTTCACTTTAAAAAGAACATCAAGTTATCTCCTTATCTGCCTATACAGACCACAGTAGGAAATCATGAGACTTACGGAACGCTGGGAATGAATTCCTATTATGCCCATTTCTATATAGATGAAATTAAATATAAAAATATAAGCTCTGGTAATGAGAATTATTATGCTCAGCAGGCGGGTAATGTATTATTTGTGAGTTTAAGTTCTGAGCATACGGGATCAGCACAGCAGACCTGGCTTCAGCAGATCTTAACAGCAGCCAACAATGATCCTACGGTAGACTGGATCATTTCTTTGAGCCACAGACCTTATCAGGCAGAGCAATATGTAGGAGATATCTCTACATGGGTAAGAGAAAATGCAGTACCACTTCTGGTAACCTCTGATAAATATTTAATGCACGTTGGAGCTCACCACCACTTATATCACAGAGGACAGCTGAAAAATACACCAAACTATCAGATTATTTCTGGAGGGACAGCATGGGATCAGTATTGGGGAATGTCCAATGAAAAAGATTTTGATGATGTTCAGAAAACTTTGACAGACTGGACGTATCAGATTGTGGAAGTAGATATTCCAACCGGAAAAGTGGATATCGAATGTTATTCGATCGGTGGAGTCTATAACAAAAAAAATAATGTACTGGTAGATTCTTTCCATAGGTATAAAAATCAGCCTAAGCCGGCTAAACCATCCATTACAAATAATTTCTCAGGAGCTATCACTTTACCTTTGACATTGAATGGAAGTGCATTTGCTTCTTCAAATAATGAACTGTTGAACACTACACAGTTCCTGATCAGTAAGACATCTAATTTTTCTGTGATTGAAAAAGAATTCTACCGTGATTTTGAAAACTGGTTTGGGAAAGACGGAAACGGAACTCCGGATAAAACCAAAAACCTGAATGATGGAGTAGACATTACAAAAGCCACCTTAGCTGCGAACTCTATTCCAAATGGAATTTATTACGTGAAAACCCGTTACAGAGACAGAAATCTGGAGTGGAGTGACTGGAGTGATGTGAAACAGTTTGAAATCACTGGAAGTGTAGTTTCAAATCCTACTTTTACTTTAAATAAAACAGAATATGCCCAAAATGAAGCCATTACCGCTACTTTCACCGGAGGTCCAGGAAACCAGCAGGATTGGGTAGGAATCTATAAAAAAGGACAAACGCCGGCCAGTACTACTTCACAAGTGTATAGTTATACTAATGGGCAGGTAGCAGGAACAGTTACTTTTAATAACGGTATGGCTAATAAAGGCCAGTATTTTGCAGGATTTTTTGCTAATGGCGGCTATACAGAAATCACTCCTAGAAAAAATTTCTATGTAGGACCGAAAGTTCAGCTGCAGACTACTTCTGATACCTATCCGGTAGGAGGAACAGTTGTCCTTAATTTTACTGACGGGCCCAACTTACAGAAAGACTGGATCGGAATTTATAAAATGGGGCAGACTCCGGGAACTACAGCTTCTATCAAATGGAGTTATGTAACAGCTGCATCAGGAACATTGAATTTTACAGGGCTTCCGAAAGGATATTATTACGCTCAATATTTACTGGAAGACGGATATAACGGAATCGGGGAGAAGGTATTCTTTAAAGTAGGAGATATCGTTACAGATCTTTGGATCAACAAACCGGTATATACTTTAGGAGAAAATATTACGGCTTCATGGACGGATTCTCCGGGAATTATAAAAGATTGGTTAGGAATTTATCCTCAAAGTGTTCAGACACCGGATGATAATTTTGTTTCTTATACCTATTTTGACGGAGTGACTCAGGGAACAAAAACCATCCAGGGAACAGCAGTACCTGCCACACCAGGAAACTATTATATGGTAATGTTTACCAATGATTCCTATACAGAAGTTTCAAACAGGGTACAGTTCCAGGTAACTTCACCAACATTAGGAACTGAAGAAACCAGAAGTACAGAGAAAAATGTAGTGTTGTATCCGAACCCAACCAAACCGGGACAGCCTACTTTTATCAAAAGTGATTACCCGATTGAGAAAATAGAGTTGGTCTCAGCTTCGGGAGAACTGCTTTATGTATCGAAAAATATCAATAATCAACGTTTCTCTTTGGTGAATGAGAATCTTCCTGCAGGCGTTTATTTTGTAAAAGTACACGGAAGAAAACTATTTACTCTAAAGCTGATTATTCAGTAA
- a CDS encoding CoA transferase subunit A → MIDKRVKNAKEAIEGINDGMTLMLGGFGLCGIPENSINALVESDVKDLTCISNNAGVDDFGLGLLLHKRQIKKMISSYVGENAEFERQMLSGELDVELTPQGTLAEKCRAAQAGIPAFYTPAGYGTEVAEGKEVKEFKGKPHILEHAYDADFSIVKAWKGDHAGNLIFKGSARNFNHPMAGAAKITIAEVEELVEPGQLDPNEIHIPGIMIQRIFQGEKFEKRIEQRTVRTKE, encoded by the coding sequence ATGATAGATAAAAGAGTAAAAAATGCAAAGGAGGCCATCGAAGGAATTAATGATGGAATGACACTGATGCTTGGCGGATTCGGACTTTGCGGTATTCCTGAAAACTCAATCAATGCTTTGGTAGAAAGTGATGTGAAAGATCTGACTTGTATTTCAAACAATGCGGGGGTAGATGATTTCGGATTAGGATTACTGCTTCACAAAAGACAGATCAAGAAAATGATCTCTTCTTATGTGGGAGAAAATGCTGAATTTGAAAGACAGATGCTTTCAGGTGAACTGGATGTAGAACTTACTCCACAAGGGACTTTAGCTGAAAAATGCAGAGCTGCTCAGGCAGGAATTCCGGCTTTTTACACACCTGCAGGTTACGGAACTGAAGTAGCAGAAGGAAAAGAAGTAAAAGAATTCAAAGGAAAACCTCATATCCTGGAGCATGCTTACGATGCAGACTTTTCTATCGTAAAAGCATGGAAAGGAGACCACGCCGGAAACCTTATCTTCAAAGGATCTGCGCGAAATTTCAACCATCCTATGGCAGGAGCTGCAAAGATTACCATTGCTGAAGTAGAAGAATTGGTAGAACCGGGACAATTGGATCCAAACGAAATTCATATTCCGGGAATCATGATTCAAAGGATTTTCCAGGGAGAAAAATTTGAAAAAAGAATTGAGCAGAGAACAGTAAGAACTAAAGAATAA